The following proteins are encoded in a genomic region of Eriocheir sinensis breed Jianghai 21 chromosome 2, ASM2467909v1, whole genome shotgun sequence:
- the LOC127000205 gene encoding uncharacterized protein LOC127000205 isoform X1, protein MKMWQVVLAVLATLASSSALTVGPVTLPNNNRFINFTKGASPDNSLLSCDFELGAGEELSRVSWELIVDGANVGTFDWEGPGASKAGGRLQGVVNLGRNDGALQLTELRYDLSGEYSCRAVASNGEEAATAPWEVLIVDSVSHRSTLHTKITNCSYTTSYSTLAMFPKPEVRAGLYSISTGGFYDEIPKTSWRTVNHDNGSVTYSYSDFTFQLDSRTPEDVSFLVNVGVMKADGNFIPVSSAKDEHLILHHLGCPEPRLEEYQHIKYHRDTITCRGEHKDTEATVTCKEGYHADGNRDEVLVRCEESTHKWVLEDGTQARREHLGCVINRAPSAASIPAALLGVALVLLRLSVS, encoded by the exons ATGAAGATGTGGCAGGTTGTCCTCGCCGTTCTGGCAACACTGG cctcctcctccgccctgacGGTGGGTCCCGTCACCCTCCCCAACAACAACCGCTTCATCAACTTCACGAAAGGAGCCTCGCCGGACAACAGTCTCCTGAGCTGCGACTTCGAGCTGGGGGCCGGTGAGGAGCTGTCACGGGTGTCGTGGGAGCTCATCGTTGACGGGGCCAACGTGGGAACCTTTGACTGGGAGGGTCCCGGCGCAAGCAAAG CCGGCGGGCGGCTGCAGGGTGTGGTGAACCTGGGCCGAAACGACGGGGCGCTGCAGCTGACGGAGCTGCGGTACGACCTGAGCGGCGAGTACTCATGCCGCGCTGTAGCGAGCAACGGTGAGGAGGCGGCGACGGCGCCCTGGGAGGTGCTCATCGTGG ACAGTGTATCGCACCGCTCCACCCTCCACACCAAAATCACCAATTGTAGCTACACGACCAGCTACTCCACGCTGGCCATGTTCCCGAAGCCCGAGGTGCGCGCCGGCCTATACTCCATATCCACGGGCGGCTTCTACGACGAAATCCCCAAGACTTCTTGGCGAACCGTGAATCACGACAACGGGTCCGTCACGTATTCCTACTCCGACTTCACCTTCCAG CTGGACTCGCGCACGCCTGAGGACGTCAGCTTCTTAGTGAATGTCGGCGTGATGAAGGCGGACGGCAACTTCATCCCCGTCAGCTCCGCAAAGGACGAACACCTCATCC TGCACCACCTGGGATGTCCGGAGCCCCGCCTGGAGGAGTACCAGCACATAAAATACCACCGGGACACCATCACCTGCCGCGGCGAGCACAAGGACACTGAG GCTACAGTGACCTGCAAGGAGGGTTACCACGCCGACGGGAACCGGGACGAGGTGCTGGTGAGGTGCGAAGAGTCGACTCACAAATGGGTGCTGGAGGACGGAACGCAGGCCAGGAGGGAACACTTGGGCTGCG tGATCAACCGGGCACCCAGTGCCGCCTCGATCCCTGCCGCTCTCCTCGGCGTCGCCCTCGTCTTGCTCAGGCTCTCCGTCTCctag
- the LOC127000205 gene encoding uncharacterized protein LOC127000205 isoform X2: MKMWQVVLAVLATLASSSALTVGPVTLPNNNRFINFTKGASPDNSLLSCDFELGAGEELSRVSWELIVDGANVGTFDWEGPGASKAGGRLQGVVNLGRNDGALQLTELRYDLSGEYSCRAVASNGEEAATAPWEVLIVDSVSHRSTLHTKITNCSYTTSYSTLAMFPKPEVRAGLYSISTGGFYDEIPKTSWRTVNHDNGSVTYSYSDFTFQLDSRTPEDVSFLVNVGVMKADGNFIPVSSAKDEHLILHHLGCPEPRLEEYQHIKYHRDTITCRGEHKDTEATVTCKEGYHADGNRDEVLVRCEESTHKWVLEDGTQARREHLGCVINRASSAASIPAALLGVALVLLRLSVP; the protein is encoded by the exons ATGAAGATGTGGCAGGTTGTCCTCGCCGTTCTGGCAACACTGG cctcctcctccgccctgacGGTGGGTCCCGTCACCCTCCCCAACAACAACCGCTTCATCAACTTCACGAAAGGAGCCTCGCCGGACAACAGTCTCCTGAGCTGCGACTTCGAGCTGGGGGCCGGTGAGGAGCTGTCACGGGTGTCGTGGGAGCTCATCGTTGACGGGGCCAACGTGGGAACCTTTGACTGGGAGGGTCCCGGCGCAAGCAAAG CCGGCGGGCGGCTGCAGGGTGTGGTGAACCTGGGCCGAAACGACGGGGCGCTGCAGCTGACGGAGCTGCGGTACGACCTGAGCGGCGAGTACTCATGCCGCGCTGTAGCGAGCAACGGTGAGGAGGCGGCGACGGCGCCCTGGGAGGTGCTCATCGTGG ACAGTGTATCGCACCGCTCCACCCTCCACACCAAAATCACCAATTGTAGCTACACGACCAGCTACTCCACGCTGGCCATGTTCCCGAAGCCCGAGGTGCGCGCCGGCCTATACTCCATATCCACGGGCGGCTTCTACGACGAAATCCCCAAGACTTCTTGGCGAACCGTGAATCACGACAACGGGTCCGTCACGTATTCCTACTCCGACTTCACCTTCCAG CTGGACTCGCGCACGCCTGAGGACGTCAGCTTCTTAGTGAATGTCGGCGTGATGAAGGCGGACGGCAACTTCATCCCCGTCAGCTCCGCAAAGGACGAACACCTCATCC TGCACCACCTGGGATGTCCGGAGCCCCGCCTGGAGGAGTACCAGCACATAAAATACCACCGGGACACCATCACCTGCCGCGGCGAGCACAAGGACACTGAG GCTACAGTGACCTGCAAGGAGGGTTACCACGCCGACGGGAACCGGGACGAGGTGCTGGTGAGGTGCGAAGAGTCGACTCACAAATGGGTGCTGGAGGACGGAACGCAGGCCAGGAGGGAACACTTGGGCTGCG